One Lytechinus variegatus isolate NC3 chromosome 11, Lvar_3.0, whole genome shotgun sequence DNA segment encodes these proteins:
- the LOC121424082 gene encoding ubiquitin-conjugating enzyme E2 U-like, whose translation MHSRAYLLLDREYFMLQRDPVWGINAHPLSQDNMMEWTATIRGLKGTIWEGGIFVLSLKFDENFNYRPPDIRFHTIPFHPNIDMQTGRPCVEFLDNVNYWKETYSLQSILLAIQCMLSNPVVARAVNEEAVSIFQNSPSLYKQMVIDCVNASQKVFAGEAIATEGSRVHFESGTGEKEDPESGANSGLSILKMARISFDEYLTTWTGIATSKARAEMKNPLLEAISNDPKLQTAHFGLDMEELQNHMKHQLETHNSLMYGKFGPKQPNKEPDGKEKRLDHINKMRKIYLPKRTVPPPSTAPSEAEDAWEKEVDDLVAWTNDLSEDLLK comes from the exons ATGCATTCTAGGGCATATTTACTATTGGACAGAGAATATTTCATGCTGCAAAGAGATCCTGTATGG GGAATAAATGCCCACCCACTTTCACAGGACAATATGATGGAATGGACAGCAACAATACGAGGATTGAAGGGCACAATATGGGAAG GTGGAATTTTTGTTCTCAGTctgaaatttgatgaaaatttcaactACAGGCCGCCTGATATCCGTTTTCATACAATCCCATTTCATCCGAATA TTGACATGCAGACAGGCCGTCCATGTGTGGAATTTCTTGATAATGTAAATTATTGGAAAGAGACGTACAGTTTACAAAGCATTTTGTTAGCTATTCAG TGTATGTTGTCAAATCCAGTAGTAGCCAGAGCAGTGAATGAAGAAGCAGTTAGTATATTTCAGAATTCACCCAGTCTTTACAAGCAGATGGTCATAGATTGTGTCAATGCCAGCCAGAAGGTCTTTG CTGGTGAAGCGATTGCAACAGAAGGATCGAGGGTTCACTTTGAGAGCGGAACCGGAGAGAAGGAAGACCCTGAGAGCGGGGCTAACTCTGGTCTGAGCATCCTGAAGATGGCAAGGATATCGTTTGATGAATACCTTACAACGTGGACTGGAATAGCAACGTCGAAAGCTCGGGCTGAAATGAAGAATCCTT TGCTGGAAGCCATTAGTAATGATCCCAAGCTTCAAACAGCTCACTTTGGCCTGGATATGGAGGAACTACAGAATCATATGAAACATCAGTTAGAAAC GCACAATTCTCTGATGTATGGCAAGTTTGGCCCTAAGCAACCCAACAAAGAGCCAGACGGGAAGGAAAAGAGACTGGATCATATTAATAAAATGAGGAAGATATATCTCCCAAAACGAACAG TTCCCCCTCCATCAACTGCCCCCAGCGAAGCGGAGGATGCCTGGGAGAAGGAGGTCGATGACCTGGTAGCATGGACGAACGACCTCAGTGAAGATCTCCTAAAATGA
- the LOC121424393 gene encoding uncharacterized protein LOC121424393: MLIWNDYVRRVLVFIIYHVGLLHAMEQGAVVRKRDLVVATTGTPAPTTPATPTCKISSLTLIGDDTEYFACCEGTTVSGSQEVINWDCNPLRLTYARLNQSEAFYCGGISGEENARKRCDTRWGWLTDKHCFQWTECFKGVCKLEAEMRGSSADASFCGDGRCDPATESHEDCPTDCCPTINDECLVRNNTCPEPCCSTSSCCKEPYSVSNIWFIIIGSVVGVIFLITVCCCCCCFCCVRKCLRHARSSSEVV; encoded by the exons ATGTTGATTTGGAACGATTACGTAAGGAGGGTTTTGGTATTCATAATATATCATGTTGGACTTTTGCACGCGATGGAACAAGGAGCTGTTGTGAGAAAACGAGACCTTGTTGTTGCTACGACAGGAACACCCGCACCTACAACTCCAGCTACCCCTACTTGTAAAATATCATCTTTAACACTTATCGGAGATGATACAGAATATTTTGCCTGCTGCGAGGGAACGACTGTTTCTGGATCACAA GAAGTTATAAACTGGGACTGCAATCCGCTGCGATTGACTTACGCCAGACTAAACCAGAGTGAAGCCTTCTACTGTGGGGGAATCAGCGGTGAAGAAAATGCCAGGAAAAG GTGCGACACGAGATGGGGATGGCTCACAGACAAACATTGCTTTCAGTGGACCGAATGTTTCAAGGGAGTTTGCAAATTGGAAGCAGAAATGAGAGG GTCATCGGCTGATGCCTCTTTCTGCGGCGATGGTCGCTGCGACCCCGCAACCGAGTCGCACGAGGATTGCCCCACGGATTGCTGCCCAACGATCAACGATGAATGCTTGGTCCGTAACAACACCTGTCCCGAGCCGTGTTGCTCCACGTCATCCTGCTGCAAGGAACCGTACAGCGTCTCCAACATCTGGTTCATCATCATCGGCTCTGTTGTAGGGGTTATCTTTTTAATAACAGtctgttgttgctgttgttgcttCTGTTGCGTTAGGAAATGCTTACGACATGCCAGGTCGTCTTCAGAAGTTGTATGA